The genome window TATTCTAGGAAGGTGCCTGGAAGAGCCCTACAGCCTAATCTACCTTCCTGGCCGCTTTGGCCTGGCGAATCCTCGTCTCAGTCCATCATTCTGTTGTGGCTGGACCTCCTCCTGCAATCTGTCTCCCGAAATTTCGTCAGGAGAAGATGCCTCGATCTGCATGCCGCATCGTTAGATGGTAAAGAATTAATCACGTGTTTGTCACACAAAGCATACCTTCTTCGAAATCTTCAGACCTTGTTCATCGGCTACACGAAGGGCATACATCCGAGAGCTTGCATAAAGCATGCGCTCCTTGATCGACGAGCCCGACGGGCAGGTATAAATGAAGAAAACGGTATCGGTTTCAGGATAGTGGTAGAAAGTGTACCgaggcgaggatgaagagatgTGCGTCTGGACGGAGTTCGCGTCAATGCCGGACTCCGCAGCAGCGAGCTTGAACGTTTCCGACGGGATGTCGATGGCCTGTATTTCGCAGAACTCGTAGTTAACAATCAATGAGATAATAAAATCTTTCAAGCTTCCGAACTCAGCTCCACACTCCAGGGAACGTACCAGTTGCACCAGCCCACCATCCTGTAGTCCTTCAAGAGCAGACTTCACATCATCGTCCACAGTCATTCGCATCCCAGACTGCACACCAGAGCCGAAACCACCCCTTGCGAACGATCCACCAATGCCGATATCCCTACCAGGAGTACCGCTTCtagcctcctcctccgcccttCGCACAGCCTCCAGCTCACGCTCCTTGTCCCCCATCAAATCCTCACGTCTGAAATCTCCCTTGCTACCAGaccccttcttctccgcatctctCTCGCGCCACGCCTCCTCGCTGGTgatttcttcctcctctgtcGCAAAGATGGTAGTCGCAAATTTCTCGCTGCCTAGTTCTCGCACCAGCGTGGCACGAGTCGAGGCGAAAAGCGTCTTGGCGCGGACGGGGGCATTCGATGGAATGTATGTCAATGCGCAGAGGGACGAGGAACCCGATTCGGGGCGACGGAAGAGCAGATAGAGGGGAGTTTTCGGCTGTAGCACCGACGAGAGTTGCGAGAGGGAGGGGTAGAATGCGCCGGGGGAGGAGAATCGGATAGGGGAGAGGGGGGTCAGGCTCTCTGCTGTGATGGTTACAGGGAGacagaagatggaggagtCCGAGGAGAAGTTGTTGAATGCATCATGCAGCTCGGACGAGACTGGGAGGAGACAAGTCAGCGTATttctctactctgtagtcgGGATTGGGTATGTCCTATGCAGTATGCAGTATGCAGTGCTGTGCAGTGGACTGGGGGGTTTGGACTGTGAGTGAAGTGTGCTTACCTGCAATTCCTGACTGCATATTGACAATGTGCAGTTGAGACCTGGTATCTCAAGAATATATGACCTAGCAACTGCTTTTGTGTGATGTTCTAATTTCTACGAAGTGTTTACACCTGTCAGAAGCGGTGTAGTTGAGGTGTTTAGCGGGGTAATCCCTATTGCCCAAAGTGGCTAGAGTGAGGGAATTGCAAGTGGCCTGTTCCCCATGGCATTTTGGTCTCTTGTTGCTTATCGATTGGCATCTAGCCAACTGCTCGACAGACATCATCTGTTATCTTTCAgatttttgtttctttttgtttCTATATCCAAGCTGTCAAAGGAATAGGTATACTAACAGATGGCGAgaccaaagacaaagaaaagaaaatcttATATACAACAATTGTGCTGTTCTCAAATCGACAGGCCTCACCCATAACCAAAGCCCAGAGTGCAAGTGCCATCATCAATTCGAAGCTAATAATCCAGAAAAATAATGCACTGAGATCGCAATGCAATCGAAAACGCCACGATGCTCATGGTATCAAATGCTTTCGAAAACACGCAGCGGCCGTTTCCTCAACCTCGCTTGAAGACAGCCGTACTTATTCCTCATATTTGCCACCCACGAAGGCCCAGTTTGACTCTTCAAGTTTGCCCTTGAGGAACTCGTATACCGTGAAAGTCACAGCCTGACCAGGAGCAACTCTCATCACACGAGGAGTGATACCCTTGTAGAAAGCGCGCGCACCCTCCTGCTTGAACATGTCCTTGGCAATGACCATGATTCGGTTGATGGCGGACTGACCAGGTTCAGCGCGTGTCTTCTGTAGTCTGGTCTTGATGGTGTCAATGGGGGCGTTTGAGAAGGGACCGACAGCACCGGAGATC of Aspergillus fumigatus Af293 chromosome 2, whole genome shotgun sequence contains these proteins:
- a CDS encoding twinfilin, producing MQSGIAVSSELHDAFNNFSSDSSIFCLPVTITAESLTPLSPIRFSSPGAFYPSLSQLSSVLQPKTPLYLLFRRPESGSSSLCALTYIPSNAPVRAKTLFASTRATLVRELGSEKFATTIFATEEEEITSEEAWRERDAEKKGSGSKGDFRREDLMGDKERELEAVRRAEEEARSGTPGRDIGIGGSFARGGFGSGVQSGMRMTVDDDVKSALEGLQDGGLVQLAIDIPSETFKLAAAESGIDANSVQTHISSSSPRYTFYHYPETDTVFFIYTCPSGSSIKERMLYASSRMYALRVADEQGLKISKKIEASSPDEISGDRLQEEVQPQQNDGLRRGFARPKRPGR